A window of Desulfatibacillum aliphaticivorans DSM 15576 contains these coding sequences:
- a CDS encoding glycosyltransferase has translation MKNNTPKISIIVVNYNGLKFLEDCFTSLTQTDWPKEALEVICVDNGSTDGSQEYLKKNFPDVAVLDHQPNNYAAANNAGIKRASGDYVILLNNDVKMDPGWLRPLAAAMELNPRLGGVQPKLLYFDGMIQSLGHIKSPDFYWTDRGMGEPDLGQYGDALMEADSLCGACAMYRRECLDQAGRLDEDFNMFVEDVDFGVRCLDHGWPLACQPQSRVHHLFHGSIAGESRARLLIESNRLLLIAKHWPDKLAENLTGRGFFLQPDPEKQRAFIPAASKACGKLLTEHPPEKARRILDDVFIKLAQALDPQKDALVRKAMLHQKEAARELEVQKERARLDLRDVESRLYAEIDRLRDLVIQREEELRLLRESLSYRYVLKPVQKAADRVKGALPRTQNAPPPSPALPRIVSMKFTNNCQLKCRMCGIWSQEKEAELPGEQWRKAIDKVFHWLGPYRLDIAGGEPLLRPDNDELTAYASAMGVETVLLSNGALITKARARKLLDSGLDSIHVSLDSLTPEVHDRMRGKAGTFAKATKALKHLQELRRYRSKDFSIGVASIVMAPNVEELPALAEFVYQGGADFISFQALDQNFHDKYDPQWFASNPYWIKDLDALNRSMDKLRAMKLRGAPIDNSLAQLQAMKRYFADPQDFCRRFQCLSGEKNFIIKNNGDVLLCWNLPPVGNILHDAPERIWQSSEAKKRREQIAACTRTCRILSCHVTEEALQNA, from the coding sequence ATGAAAAATAATACGCCCAAAATCAGCATTATCGTGGTCAATTATAACGGCCTAAAATTCCTTGAAGACTGCTTTACCTCCCTGACGCAAACGGACTGGCCCAAGGAAGCCCTGGAAGTCATTTGCGTGGATAACGGATCCACGGACGGCTCTCAGGAATATCTGAAAAAGAACTTCCCGGACGTCGCGGTCCTGGACCACCAACCCAACAACTATGCAGCCGCCAATAACGCGGGAATAAAACGCGCCTCCGGCGATTACGTCATCCTTCTCAATAATGACGTGAAAATGGACCCCGGCTGGCTGCGGCCTCTGGCCGCGGCCATGGAGCTAAATCCGCGGTTGGGGGGAGTGCAACCCAAGCTGCTTTATTTTGACGGCATGATCCAAAGTTTGGGCCACATAAAAAGTCCTGATTTTTACTGGACGGACCGCGGGATGGGGGAGCCGGACCTGGGACAGTATGGGGATGCTCTTATGGAGGCGGACAGCCTGTGCGGGGCGTGCGCAATGTACCGCCGGGAATGCCTGGACCAAGCAGGACGCCTGGACGAAGACTTTAACATGTTTGTGGAAGATGTGGATTTTGGCGTGCGATGCCTGGACCATGGATGGCCTCTGGCCTGCCAGCCTCAAAGCCGGGTGCACCACCTTTTTCATGGTTCCATAGCCGGCGAAAGCCGGGCCAGGCTTTTGATTGAGTCCAATCGCCTGCTTCTCATCGCCAAACACTGGCCGGACAAGCTGGCGGAAAATCTGACCGGCCGTGGTTTTTTCTTGCAGCCCGATCCCGAAAAGCAAAGGGCTTTTATCCCGGCCGCCTCCAAGGCCTGCGGCAAGTTATTGACCGAGCATCCCCCTGAAAAGGCCCGGCGAATCCTGGACGATGTTTTTATCAAACTCGCCCAGGCGCTGGACCCGCAAAAGGACGCCCTGGTCCGCAAAGCCATGCTCCATCAAAAGGAGGCGGCCAGGGAGTTGGAGGTGCAAAAGGAGCGCGCCCGGCTGGACTTGCGGGATGTGGAATCCCGGTTATACGCGGAGATAGACCGGCTGCGGGACCTGGTCATCCAAAGGGAAGAGGAGTTGCGGCTTCTGCGCGAGTCTTTATCGTACCGGTACGTTCTTAAACCCGTGCAAAAGGCTGCGGACCGCGTCAAAGGCGCCCTGCCCCGAACCCAAAACGCTCCTCCGCCCTCCCCTGCCCTGCCCCGGATCGTTTCCATGAAGTTCACGAACAACTGCCAGTTGAAATGCCGTATGTGCGGCATCTGGTCTCAGGAAAAGGAAGCGGAGCTTCCCGGCGAGCAATGGCGTAAGGCAATCGACAAGGTTTTTCACTGGCTGGGGCCGTATCGCCTGGACATTGCAGGGGGAGAGCCTCTTCTAAGACCGGACAATGACGAACTCACTGCCTACGCTTCGGCCATGGGCGTTGAAACGGTGTTACTGTCCAACGGCGCGCTTATCACCAAGGCCAGAGCGCGCAAGCTGCTGGATTCGGGCCTGGACTCCATTCACGTCTCCCTGGACAGCCTGACCCCGGAAGTGCACGACCGGATGCGCGGGAAGGCCGGAACCTTCGCCAAAGCGACAAAGGCCCTAAAGCATTTGCAGGAGCTTCGGCGTTACAGGAGCAAAGACTTCTCCATAGGGGTGGCCTCAATTGTCATGGCGCCCAATGTGGAGGAACTGCCCGCCCTGGCCGAATTCGTGTATCAGGGAGGCGCGGATTTTATCAGCTTCCAGGCTTTGGATCAGAATTTCCATGACAAATACGATCCACAGTGGTTCGCCTCCAATCCATATTGGATCAAGGATCTGGACGCTTTAAACCGGTCCATGGACAAACTGCGGGCCATGAAACTGCGAGGCGCCCCCATAGACAATAGCCTGGCCCAGTTGCAGGCCATGAAGCGCTACTTCGCCGATCCACAGGATTTTTGCCGCCGGTTTCAATGCCTTTCGGGAGAGAAGAACTTCATCATTAAAAATAACGGAGACGTGCTTCTTTGCTGGAACCTGCCGCCCGTGGGCAACATCCTCCACGACGCGCCGGAACGCATCTGGCAGTCTTCGGAAGCCAAAAAGCGCAGGGAGCAAATCGCCGCCTGCACCCGGACCTGCCGAATCCTTAGCTGCCATGTCACTGAGGAGGCTTTACAAAACGCATGA
- a CDS encoding SPASM domain-containing protein, with protein MTGPGSEKNRVRCIRPFTSMELQPGGEVSFCCVEWAKVPYIGNVQNQSLMEIWNSDTAQYIRRKMLAGEWEDVCRPDVCPTLVSEGWKELTTDGAGKKLFVLTEQHIKDIQAGRTRMSVSPTYVLMSNLEACNLKCPMCGPFRNIYAENRNNAPFDCAVGKQREIMEGENMAVLERISRDVVNGLPDLKVLGLCGAGDPLFRPDTRKILFSKDKRVRPEIALFSNGLLFNSKMWKKIKHNAFRYVNVSVDAAARDTYEKVRPPGKWDDIVANLEFLSDLRAQGKIPQLFINFTVMRSNLEEMTDFVRLGERLKVDSVYFQKIRGIIRNRENFFDGPDKDQELLDRLEIIKPQAKKAAGGETAVAFGNL; from the coding sequence ATGACGGGACCGGGCTCCGAAAAAAATCGGGTGCGATGCATCCGCCCTTTCACCTCCATGGAGCTTCAGCCAGGCGGCGAGGTCAGCTTTTGCTGCGTGGAATGGGCCAAGGTTCCGTATATCGGCAATGTGCAGAACCAAAGCCTGATGGAAATCTGGAACAGCGATACGGCCCAATACATCAGAAGGAAAATGCTGGCCGGGGAATGGGAGGACGTCTGCCGGCCCGATGTCTGCCCCACACTGGTTAGCGAGGGTTGGAAGGAACTGACAACGGACGGCGCCGGGAAAAAACTTTTTGTCCTGACCGAGCAGCATATCAAGGATATTCAGGCGGGGCGGACGCGCATGAGCGTTTCGCCCACCTATGTGCTCATGTCCAATCTGGAGGCTTGCAACCTGAAATGCCCCATGTGCGGCCCCTTTCGGAACATTTACGCTGAAAACAGAAACAACGCGCCCTTTGATTGCGCCGTGGGGAAGCAGCGGGAAATCATGGAAGGCGAGAACATGGCCGTCCTGGAGAGGATCTCCCGGGACGTTGTGAACGGGCTTCCGGACCTCAAGGTGCTTGGGTTGTGCGGCGCAGGAGACCCCCTTTTCCGGCCTGATACGCGTAAGATTTTGTTTTCAAAAGACAAAAGAGTCAGGCCTGAAATTGCACTTTTCTCTAACGGCCTGCTTTTTAATTCAAAAATGTGGAAAAAAATCAAGCATAATGCGTTCCGTTATGTTAATGTGTCCGTTGATGCTGCCGCCAGGGATACTTATGAAAAGGTCAGGCCCCCGGGAAAATGGGACGACATCGTCGCTAATCTGGAGTTTTTGTCCGACCTAAGAGCACAGGGGAAGATTCCCCAGCTTTTTATTAACTTCACGGTCATGCGCAGCAATTTGGAAGAAATGACGGATTTCGTCCGGTTGGGCGAACGCCTAAAAGTGGATTCGGTTTATTTTCAAAAAATACGTGGAATCATTCGAAATAGGGAAAATTTTTTCGACGGCCCGGACAAAGACCAGGAACTTTTGGACAGGCTGGAAATTATCAAGCCGCAGGCAAAAAAAGCGGCAGGCGGCGAGACCGCCGTTGCTTTTGGAAACTTGTAA
- a CDS encoding glycosyltransferase family 4 protein — protein MIRKKILISDTAPLYPPMWGGPKRIWGLFSNLTHKYDIIYVGVDTGQYELVKGIEASEDFFEKRFSMPESYYKYWLPIYERLFKNLNFDPYTYFFIDNAKHYVDALESQPADAIVCSHPWSWNTLKYRTDSPVIYDAHNCEYTLMRSLAEGNLFKPILTHKTKVLEGDLCRRAKVILACSEEDKQAFVDVYKLDPGKISIVENGTDIPPLPSLKERVAAREELGYARQPVVLFVGAYYKPNIQAVDFIVNRLAPKLTACQFVIVGTVTNAFSDSQAPENVSFAGILTDDYLEHYWRAADLAVNPMSKGSGVNIKMLDYMAAGIPTVSTPFGCRGLDVENEKHVVISELDNFATAIWDTLKNPELRGLMRKKGYDYVSTKFDWKILSKKVEHILDQLLFDR, from the coding sequence ATGATCCGAAAAAAAATACTCATAAGCGACACAGCCCCCCTTTATCCTCCCATGTGGGGGGGGCCCAAAAGGATCTGGGGACTGTTTTCCAACCTGACCCACAAGTACGACATTATTTATGTGGGCGTGGATACTGGCCAATACGAACTGGTCAAAGGTATTGAAGCCAGCGAGGATTTCTTTGAAAAGCGCTTTTCCATGCCCGAATCCTATTACAAGTACTGGCTTCCGATTTACGAGCGTCTGTTTAAAAACCTTAATTTCGATCCATACACCTATTTTTTCATCGATAACGCCAAGCATTACGTGGACGCTCTGGAAAGTCAGCCGGCCGACGCAATAGTCTGCAGCCATCCCTGGTCCTGGAACACCCTGAAATACAGAACCGACTCTCCGGTAATATACGACGCCCACAACTGCGAATACACGTTGATGCGGTCCCTGGCCGAGGGCAATCTTTTCAAGCCCATTCTGACGCATAAAACCAAAGTCCTGGAAGGGGACCTCTGCCGCCGGGCTAAAGTCATCCTGGCCTGCTCCGAAGAAGACAAGCAGGCTTTTGTGGACGTATACAAGCTGGACCCGGGTAAAATATCCATTGTGGAAAACGGGACGGACATCCCCCCCCTGCCGTCCCTTAAAGAACGGGTGGCCGCCAGAGAAGAGCTTGGCTACGCCAGGCAGCCGGTCGTTTTATTTGTAGGCGCCTATTACAAGCCCAATATCCAGGCCGTGGATTTTATAGTCAATCGTCTGGCGCCCAAACTGACCGCCTGCCAGTTTGTCATTGTAGGCACGGTCACCAATGCGTTTTCCGACAGCCAGGCGCCGGAAAACGTGAGCTTTGCAGGCATCCTGACCGACGATTATCTGGAGCACTATTGGAGAGCGGCGGACCTGGCGGTAAACCCCATGTCCAAAGGCTCCGGCGTAAACATTAAAATGCTGGATTACATGGCGGCGGGCATTCCCACGGTTTCCACCCCCTTTGGATGCCGCGGCCTGGACGTGGAAAATGAAAAGCATGTAGTCATTTCCGAACTGGATAACTTTGCAACGGCCATTTGGGACACGCTGAAAAACCCGGAGTTACGAGGCCTGATGCGGAAAAAAGGCTACGATTACGTCTCGACAAAGTTTGATTGGAAAATACTAAGTAAAAAGGTCGAGCACATTTTGGATCAGCTATTGTTCGACAGGTAA
- a CDS encoding TIGR00341 family protein, whose protein sequence is MALRLIRIVIPEQEEQAAKNLLEDQGVKRFWLENAPDGLFVANVLVSSESTESLLDVMEKRFASYTRFQMVILPVEAAFPREIKKPGGATGNGNGEEDGKATAAKKNRGRVHRQELYTDARDVSSLTWNYLIMVLLSSFVAAIGLLRDNVAVVIGAMVIAPLLGPNVSLALAATLGDPDLAKRAIKTLMAGVALAFVLSIGLGLSLHVDAAGREIASRTTVDFIDLVLALAAGVAGALSFNQGTSSALIGVMVAVALLPPLAVCGMLLGSGHTPQAVGAFLLFGANTICVNLAGVITFAAQGVRPNTFWEADLAKKYSRYAVEFWILLLCVLAFFLVQSR, encoded by the coding sequence ATGGCTCTACGCCTCATACGCATCGTCATTCCAGAGCAGGAAGAACAGGCTGCAAAAAACCTTTTGGAGGACCAGGGCGTCAAACGGTTTTGGCTGGAAAACGCCCCGGACGGCCTGTTTGTCGCCAATGTGCTGGTGAGTTCGGAGTCCACGGAATCCTTGCTGGACGTTATGGAAAAACGGTTTGCTTCATACACCCGGTTTCAAATGGTGATCCTGCCCGTGGAGGCGGCCTTTCCCAGGGAAATCAAAAAACCGGGCGGCGCAACCGGGAATGGAAACGGCGAGGAAGACGGCAAAGCGACTGCGGCGAAAAAGAACCGGGGCCGGGTGCATCGCCAGGAGTTGTATACGGACGCCCGGGACGTGTCGTCCCTGACTTGGAATTACTTGATCATGGTGCTGCTGTCATCCTTTGTGGCGGCCATCGGGCTGTTGCGGGACAACGTGGCCGTGGTGATCGGCGCCATGGTCATCGCGCCGCTTTTGGGGCCTAATGTGTCCCTGGCTTTGGCGGCGACCCTGGGAGACCCCGACCTGGCCAAGCGGGCGATCAAAACCCTCATGGCCGGAGTGGCTTTGGCCTTTGTTCTGAGCATCGGTCTGGGGCTTAGCCTTCACGTCGACGCCGCCGGGAGGGAAATCGCCTCCCGCACCACCGTGGACTTTATCGACCTGGTTCTGGCCCTGGCGGCCGGAGTGGCCGGCGCATTGTCCTTTAATCAGGGAACCTCGTCTGCGTTGATCGGCGTGATGGTGGCGGTGGCTCTGCTGCCGCCCCTGGCGGTCTGCGGCATGCTGTTGGGCTCGGGGCATACGCCCCAGGCTGTGGGCGCGTTCCTTTTGTTCGGCGCAAACACCATTTGCGTGAACCTCGCCGGGGTGATCACCTTCGCCGCCCAGGGCGTGCGTCCCAACACATTCTGGGAGGCGGACCTGGCTAAAAAATATTCCCGCTACGCCGTGGAATTCTGGATTCTTCTTTTGTGTGTATTAGCCTTTTTTTTGGTTCAATCCCGGTGA
- a CDS encoding amidophosphoribosyltransferase, with protein sequence MGGLFGCCSKDECVSEVFYGTDYHSHLGTRRGGMAFMDGADVHRSIHNIESDYFRSKFEPNLDKFSGNKGIGVISDNDPQPLVVNSHLGPFAIVTVGRVVNMEQLIEQAFASRNFFTESKIGGASPTELVAMLICQEDSFEAGIRNVQASVQGSCSILLLTPQGLWAARDKLGRTPLVIGKKAGAYAVASESSSFPNLGFELDYFIGPGEAVFIDPEGWEQKLPPGDKMQVCSFLWVYYGYPASSYENINVEAVRYKCGAALAKNDDVRPDYAAGIPDSGIGHALGYANEKRIPYQRPFVKYTPTWPRSFMPQNQKVRDLVAQMKLIPVAELIEGKAPLFCDDSVVRGTQLKGTIQGIFKAGAREVHMRLACPCLIFPCDFLNFSTSQSSMDLIGRRAVMAMDGGLDKVHDYAVSGRGKKQALNEWIGGEIGLNSLKYQRLEDLVEAIGLPKSRLCTHCWDGSSYF encoded by the coding sequence ATGGGAGGGTTGTTCGGCTGCTGTTCAAAAGATGAATGCGTAAGCGAAGTGTTTTACGGAACGGATTATCATTCCCACTTGGGGACGCGACGGGGCGGTATGGCTTTTATGGACGGCGCGGACGTGCACCGCTCCATTCACAATATTGAAAGCGATTACTTCCGCTCCAAGTTTGAGCCGAATCTGGACAAGTTCTCCGGAAACAAAGGCATTGGAGTGATTTCGGACAACGATCCCCAGCCTCTGGTAGTCAATTCCCATTTGGGCCCTTTCGCCATCGTCACCGTAGGCCGCGTTGTCAACATGGAGCAGTTGATTGAGCAGGCCTTTGCCTCGCGCAATTTTTTCACGGAGTCAAAGATCGGCGGCGCCAGCCCCACGGAATTGGTGGCCATGCTGATCTGTCAGGAAGACAGTTTTGAGGCGGGAATCCGGAACGTCCAGGCCTCCGTGCAAGGCTCTTGCTCCATCCTGCTTCTGACGCCCCAGGGATTGTGGGCGGCCAGGGACAAGCTGGGGCGCACGCCCCTGGTAATCGGAAAGAAAGCCGGCGCCTATGCAGTGGCCTCGGAAAGCAGCTCCTTTCCGAACCTGGGCTTTGAGCTGGATTATTTCATAGGGCCTGGAGAGGCCGTGTTTATCGACCCGGAAGGCTGGGAGCAAAAACTGCCGCCCGGGGACAAGATGCAGGTTTGCTCCTTTTTATGGGTGTATTACGGATATCCCGCGTCATCCTATGAAAACATCAACGTAGAGGCCGTGCGATACAAGTGCGGCGCCGCCTTGGCTAAAAACGACGATGTAAGGCCCGATTACGCGGCCGGCATACCCGACTCAGGCATCGGCCACGCCCTGGGCTACGCCAATGAAAAACGCATCCCCTACCAAAGGCCTTTTGTCAAATACACCCCCACATGGCCCCGCTCTTTTATGCCTCAAAATCAGAAGGTCAGGGATCTGGTGGCTCAGATGAAGCTCATCCCGGTCGCCGAACTCATCGAAGGGAAAGCCCCCTTGTTTTGCGACGATTCCGTGGTGCGGGGAACCCAGCTTAAAGGGACCATCCAGGGCATCTTCAAGGCCGGCGCCCGAGAGGTGCATATGCGCCTGGCCTGCCCCTGCCTTATTTTTCCCTGCGATTTTCTCAATTTCTCCACGTCCCAGTCCTCCATGGATCTTATTGGAAGAAGGGCGGTCATGGCCATGGACGGAGGGCTGGACAAGGTCCATGACTACGCCGTCTCCGGCAGGGGAAAAAAGCAGGCCCTCAATGAATGGATCGGCGGGGAGATCGGCCTGAACTCCCTCAAATACCAAAGGCTCGAGGATCTGGTGGAGGCCATCGGCCTGCCTAAATCCCGTCTTTGCACCCATTGCTGGGACGGCTCCAGTTATTTTTAA
- the carB gene encoding carbamoyl-phosphate synthase large subunit produces MPKRDDVNKVLIIGSGPIIIGQACEFDYSGTQACKALRQVGYEIVLVNSNPATIMTDPGMADATYIEPLNVESLTRIIEKERPDALLPNLGGQSGLNLSSELAQQGVLKKYGVKIIGVQESAIKRGEDRDEFKATMNKLGIEMPKNTVVTTVEDAQKAAAELGFPVVVRPAYTMGGTGGGMVFNREELDVIASRGLSASRVGQVLIEESVLGWEELELEVVRDAKNQRITVCFIENVDAMGVHTGDSYCTAPMLTISQELQDRLQKYSYDIVEAIEVIGGTNVQFAHDPETGRVVVIEINPRTSRSSALASKATGFPIAYVSSLLAAGLTLDEIPYWRDGTLEKYTPSGDYVVVKFARWGFEKFPDAQDQLGTQMRAVGEVMSIGKNYKEALLKAIRSLETGRYGLGFAKGFHDASLEKLMDMLAQPTSERQFIMYEALRKGASVEDLHKKTFIKAWFIEQMKELVDLEEEILKYKGQSLPDELFLQAKKDGFADRYLAQLLGLDEAAIREKRLGLGLAEAWEPVPVSGVEDAAYYFSTYNAPDKVDSAPGRKIMVLGGGPNRIGQGIEFDYCCVHAAFALRDEGLSSIMVNCNPETVSTDYDTADRLYFEPLTLEDVLSIYEKEKPEGLIVQFGGQTPLNIAGELAKAGVPILGTQPESIDLAEDRDRFASMMAELNIPMPEAGMASNLDDALQVAAKIGYPLMVRPSYVLGGRGMEVVHDEEMLKHYVGKAVGVTPERPILIDKFLPHAIEAEADALSDGVDVFVPAVMEHIELAGIHSGDSACVIPPISIPAKHLETIKEYTKKIAKALNVVGLMNIQYAICEDRVYVLEANPRASRTVPIVSKVCNVSMARLATRLMLGQKISDLNLTEKTVPHFGVKESVFPFNMFPEVDPVLGPEMRSTGEVLGIADSFGRAFYKAQESTGTALPTSGNVLLTVTDDNKSEALEAAKRLKSMGFGIWATKGTCSYFQENGLEAKLINKMHEGRPNIADAIKNGEIQLVINTPSNRLSQYDDSYIRKTAIKFKTPYITTTAAAIAAVRGIAAHIEDQAEVKPLQQYHQDIS; encoded by the coding sequence ATGCCCAAACGGGATGACGTAAACAAGGTTCTCATTATCGGATCAGGCCCCATTATCATCGGCCAGGCCTGTGAATTCGACTATTCAGGAACTCAGGCCTGCAAAGCCCTGCGGCAGGTGGGATACGAAATCGTTCTGGTCAATTCCAACCCGGCCACCATCATGACGGACCCGGGAATGGCGGACGCCACCTACATTGAGCCGTTGAACGTGGAAAGCCTGACCCGCATCATAGAAAAAGAGCGTCCGGACGCACTTCTGCCCAACCTGGGCGGGCAGTCGGGCCTGAATCTTTCGTCCGAACTGGCTCAGCAAGGCGTCCTGAAAAAATACGGCGTAAAGATTATCGGCGTGCAGGAAAGCGCCATCAAACGGGGCGAGGACCGGGACGAATTTAAGGCCACCATGAATAAGTTGGGCATTGAAATGCCCAAGAACACCGTGGTCACCACCGTGGAGGACGCGCAAAAGGCGGCCGCCGAGTTGGGCTTTCCCGTGGTGGTCCGGCCCGCCTACACCATGGGCGGCACCGGCGGAGGCATGGTTTTTAACCGGGAGGAGCTGGACGTCATCGCCTCCCGCGGGTTGTCCGCCAGCCGGGTGGGCCAGGTGCTCATTGAAGAGTCCGTCCTGGGCTGGGAGGAGTTGGAGCTGGAAGTGGTGCGCGACGCCAAGAATCAGCGCATCACGGTCTGCTTTATTGAAAACGTGGACGCCATGGGCGTGCATACGGGCGACTCCTACTGCACCGCGCCTATGCTCACCATATCCCAGGAGCTCCAGGACCGTTTGCAGAAATACTCCTACGACATCGTGGAGGCCATCGAGGTCATCGGCGGAACCAACGTGCAGTTCGCCCACGATCCCGAAACCGGCCGGGTGGTGGTCATTGAAATCAACCCCCGGACCTCCCGCAGTTCGGCCCTGGCATCCAAGGCCACGGGCTTCCCCATCGCCTATGTTTCAAGCCTCCTGGCCGCCGGCCTGACCTTGGACGAGATTCCCTACTGGCGCGACGGAACTTTGGAAAAATACACGCCTTCCGGGGATTACGTGGTGGTGAAATTCGCCCGCTGGGGCTTTGAAAAATTTCCCGACGCCCAGGATCAGCTGGGCACCCAGATGCGGGCCGTAGGCGAGGTCATGTCCATCGGAAAAAATTACAAGGAGGCCCTGCTAAAGGCGATCCGCTCCCTGGAAACCGGGCGCTACGGCCTGGGGTTCGCCAAGGGTTTCCACGACGCCTCCCTGGAAAAGCTCATGGATATGCTGGCTCAGCCCACGTCGGAGCGTCAGTTCATCATGTACGAGGCTTTGCGCAAAGGCGCTTCCGTGGAGGATCTGCATAAAAAGACCTTTATCAAGGCCTGGTTTATCGAGCAGATGAAGGAACTGGTGGATCTGGAGGAGGAAATTCTCAAGTACAAAGGCCAGAGCCTGCCGGACGAACTGTTTTTGCAGGCCAAGAAAGACGGCTTTGCAGACAGGTACCTGGCCCAGTTGCTTGGGCTTGACGAGGCGGCAATCCGCGAAAAACGGCTTGGGCTGGGTTTGGCCGAAGCCTGGGAGCCGGTGCCCGTCTCGGGCGTGGAAGACGCGGCCTATTATTTTTCCACCTACAACGCCCCGGACAAGGTGGACTCGGCGCCCGGCCGGAAAATCATGGTCCTGGGCGGCGGCCCAAACCGCATCGGCCAGGGCATCGAGTTCGACTATTGCTGCGTCCATGCGGCCTTTGCATTGCGGGACGAAGGCCTGTCGTCCATCATGGTCAACTGCAATCCGGAAACCGTTTCCACGGATTACGATACGGCCGACCGCCTGTATTTCGAGCCTTTGACCTTGGAAGACGTGCTGTCCATTTACGAGAAGGAAAAACCCGAAGGCCTTATCGTTCAATTCGGAGGCCAAACTCCGTTGAATATCGCCGGAGAGCTGGCAAAGGCGGGCGTTCCCATTTTGGGGACCCAGCCGGAATCCATTGACCTTGCCGAAGACAGGGACCGCTTCGCCTCCATGATGGCCGAGTTGAACATACCCATGCCCGAGGCCGGCATGGCGAGCAACCTGGACGATGCACTTCAGGTCGCCGCGAAAATCGGCTATCCCCTCATGGTTCGGCCTTCCTATGTATTGGGCGGCCGCGGCATGGAAGTGGTGCACGATGAGGAAATGCTCAAACACTACGTCGGCAAGGCCGTGGGCGTCACACCCGAACGGCCTATCCTCATTGACAAGTTCCTGCCCCACGCCATCGAGGCGGAGGCGGACGCTCTGTCCGACGGCGTGGACGTTTTCGTGCCGGCCGTCATGGAGCATATCGAGCTGGCCGGCATACATTCCGGCGATTCGGCTTGCGTAATTCCTCCCATCAGCATTCCGGCCAAGCATTTGGAGACCATCAAGGAGTACACAAAAAAGATCGCCAAGGCTCTGAATGTGGTGGGGCTCATGAACATCCAATACGCCATTTGCGAGGACAGGGTTTACGTCCTGGAGGCCAATCCCAGGGCTTCGCGGACCGTGCCCATCGTCTCCAAGGTGTGCAACGTCTCCATGGCCAGGCTGGCCACCCGCCTTATGCTGGGGCAAAAGATTTCGGACCTGAATCTGACGGAAAAGACCGTGCCCCATTTTGGGGTTAAGGAGTCGGTCTTTCCTTTTAACATGTTTCCGGAGGTGGATCCGGTCCTGGGGCCGGAAATGCGTTCCACAGGCGAGGTGCTGGGCATCGCCGATTCTTTTGGCAGGGCCTTTTACAAAGCCCAGGAATCTACGGGAACGGCCCTTCCAACGTCGGGAAACGTCCTTTTAACCGTCACGGACGATAACAAATCCGAAGCTCTTGAAGCTGCAAAAAGGCTGAAAAGCATGGGATTCGGCATTTGGGCCACCAAAGGCACGTGCAGTTATTTTCAGGAAAACGGCCTGGAAGCCAAGCTGATCAACAAAATGCACGAGGGGCGGCCCAATATCGCAGACGCCATAAAGAACGGCGAAATCCAGTTAGTGATCAACACCCCGAGCAACCGGCTGAGCCAGTACGACGATTCCTATATTCGAAAGACCGCCATTAAATTCAAGACGCCGTACATCACCACCACGGCGGCGGCCATCGCAGCGGTCAGGGGCATTGCGGCCCACATTGAGGATCAAGCGGAGGTCAAGCCTCTCCAGCAATACCACCAGGATATTAGCTGA